A stretch of Aristophania vespae DNA encodes these proteins:
- the rnhA gene encoding ribonuclease HI — MVEIWTDGGCKPNPGPGGWGVLLRYRGKERTLKGGHPETTNNRMELTAAAEALETLKRPCKVKLYTDSEYVKNGITRWHEGWVRRKWRNASGDPVANMDLWQRVLTAAKQHQIEWLWVKGHSGIVENERVDVLATEGREELTL, encoded by the coding sequence ATCGTAGAAATTTGGACAGATGGTGGCTGTAAACCCAATCCCGGCCCAGGAGGGTGGGGGGTTCTGCTTCGTTATCGTGGTAAGGAGCGCACCCTTAAAGGAGGGCATCCTGAAACGACAAATAATCGTATGGAGCTTACAGCAGCAGCAGAGGCATTAGAGACTCTCAAACGCCCTTGTAAGGTAAAGCTTTATACAGATAGCGAATATGTCAAAAATGGCATTACACGCTGGCATGAGGGCTGGGTGCGCCGTAAATGGCGTAATGCCTCAGGTGATCCTGTAGCCAATATGGATTTGTGGCAACGTGTCCTGACTGCGGCCAAACAGCACCAGATTGAATGGCTTTGGGTTAAAGGACACTCTGGAATTGTTGAAAATGAGCGTGTTGATGTCTTGGCTACAGAGGGGCGTGAAGAGTTAACTCTCTGA